A genomic stretch from Styela clava chromosome 5, kaStyClav1.hap1.2, whole genome shotgun sequence includes:
- the LOC144422839 gene encoding uncharacterized protein LOC144422839 — protein MSDRLEDVIRGCVRQFASTPDFTTFAQSGNGLSLSVQDVTTVIENHRFSVEEQKKKLFWLWVERNRPNATAQRIRNLVTRYHAAEQQGAAAPIDRLEDVFQDVIKQFTSKEFKQFARSGHGLSLTEYEVDTITENNRFSVEERNVKLLWKWRHSKYPNTNDAAVIERIRAVVGLYVQDANQVEEEQIIQEDGDRMLESFKKLSMKPTQTTEVSEEKEFLEVVKNYTKQMLESRLKSASEKTKMDDFILPKVTEFKESESNEQSSLQSVDITKIHYDNLVNRVMLLGDTGSGKTTFSMKYALSALENKLNFSNEIKMVYFVDVSNLQGDSQSTAFDLLFVQQLGSKLPEHLHRVGQKWLKLNSKHILLVVDGLDQSLKPFANDYGRIGVDTLAETNTILANILSGHMYPGMKILSTTRWNVYWKLPPDLKASLNLTLGGWDDETLKVLAKKLFSPEAKNIFDDLRREAPELVSNPMFFFYLVRVLKDSQEIDVETLTNLMISVLRLFSGSRHGRNVGSLLLELMKLAYHGMIENRFVFTASYIRSLKLNMNDMRGLVEMDADTRFVEYVADDDDMKIRFSHQSIGEILAALYACTLDLHEFTKFIEDNYNKQGMEVVIKHIFGIILNKSTSEKAAKYLPDNLHIKSEYLMGYLDKLLEVKVISDKRVMTLLHECGSDVIKKVCSQTEEMDFYYQTLQPGEQHAVMSVAEHSPSLHTLNLLQLKIHPENYSSLQHVLGSGRNVHVNYFNLINCDSDAEKLRILNEAVMKGNLKIRWYLTIRESPALEPSGYSYLIGLVCHGGAKILELSSCGLNAEKISKMNQAVIEYGVKLDLLDIGNNPNMDAEAFQQLPQLLGNAKTEDLTLSDCGLNANKISKMNQAVIKYGVKLNILDIVKNPNMDADAFQQLAKLLKNTEAKYLWAQHCTPTIEQLSALCSSLENEDVELPNLDLGRSTTESLTDDELIIVSRLVQRVGELDFLCQELSKSKMEFLLKKTVRLCPSAEINSNSWGFRIINPIMVQARMDLHMCFQA, from the coding sequence ATGAGTGACCGACTAGAAGATGTAATCAGAGGATGTGTGAGACAATTTGCTTCAACTCCAGATTTCACAACCTTTGCACAATCTGGGAACGGACTCTCACTCAGTGTGCAAGATGTCACTACGGTCATTGAAAACCACAGATTTTCTGttgaagaacagaagaagaAATTGTTCTGGCTTTGGGTTGAAAGAAACCGACCGAATGCAACTGCACAAAGGATAAGGAATCTTGTTACGCGATACCATGCAGCTGAACAACAAGGCGCTGCTGCTCCTATTGACAGACTTGAAGATGTTTTTCAAGATGTTATTAAACAATTTACATCCAAGGAATTCAAGCAGTTTGCGAGATCAGGGCACGGCTTATCTCTTACTGAGTATGAAGTTGACACTATCACAGAAAATAATAGATTCTCAGTGGAAGAACGCAACGTTAAATTACTGTGGAAATGGAGGCATTCTAAGTATCCAAACACTAATGATGCAGCTGTGATAGAAAGAATAAGAGCAGTGGTTGGGCTTTATGTTCAAGATGCAAATCAAGTGGAGGAAGAGCAGATCATTCAGGAAGATGGAGACAGAATGTTGGAATCATTCAAAAAACTTTCTATGAAACCAACTCAAACAACTGAAGTTTCAGAAGAAAAAGAATTTCTTGAAGTCGTGAAAAATTATACAAAGCAGATGTTGGAATCTAGATTGAAATCCgccagtgaaaaaacaaaaatggatgATTTTATACTTCCCAAGGTTACCGAGTTTAAGGAATCCGAATCCAACGAACAGAGTAGTTTGCAATCAGTGGATATCACGAAGATTCATTATGATAACTTAGTCAACCGTGTGATGTTGCTAGGAGACACAGGCTCTGGAAAAACAACATTCTCGATGAAATATGCATTGTCAGCGctggaaaataaattaaacttttCGAATGAAATTAAGATGGTCTATTTTGTGGATGTTTCTAATTTACAAGGGGATTCTCAATCAACCGCTTTTGATCTTCTATTCGTTCAACAACTTGGTTCGAAACTTCCCGAGCATCTCCATCGTGTTGGACAAAAGTGGTTGAAACTGAATTCAAAACATATTCTGCTTGTAGTTGATGGGTTGGATCAGAGTCTGAAGCCTTTTGCAAATGATTATGGAAGAATTGGAGTGGACACTCTAGCGGAAACCAACACTATTCTCGCTAATATTTTATCCGGCCACATGTATCCAGGAATGAAGATTTTGTCAACGACTCGTTGGAATGTTTATTGGAAGTTGCCTCCAGATCTCAAAGCCTCCTTAAATCTCACCTTAGGGGGATGGGATGATGAAACACTGAAAGTTCTTGCTAAAAAGTTATTTAGTCCTGAAGCAAAAAATATCTTTGATGATTTGAGACGTGAAGCACCAGAACTTGTTTCAAACCCAATGTTTTTTTTCTACTTGGTCCGAGTTTTGAAAGATTCCCAAGAAATCGATGTTGAAACTCTAACAAATCTCATGATTTCTGTTCTGAGACTTTTTTCAGGATCTCGTCATGGACGAAATGTCGGAAGTCTTTTATTGGAACTCATGAAGTTGGCTTACCACGGAATGATAGAGAATCGATTTGTTTTCACTGCAAGCTATATTAGATCACTTAAGTTGAATATGAATGACATGCGTGGTCTTGTTGAGATGGATGCCGACACTCGATTTGTTGAGTATGTTGCAGATGACGATGATATGAAAATTAGATTCTCTCATCAAAGTATAGGAGAGATACTTGCTGCCCTGTATGCCTGCACTCTTGATTTGCATGAATTCACAAAGTTTATCGAGGATAATTATAATAAACAGGGAATGGAAGTCGTTATAAAACATATCTTTGGAATTATTCTCAACAAATCAACTTCAGAAAAAGCAGCGAAATATCTTCCTGATAACTTGCATATCAAGTCTGAATACCTGATGGGCTACTTGGATAAATTATTGGAAGTAAAAGTCATTTCAGATAAACGAGTCATGACTTTATTACATGAATGTGGTTCTGATGTGATCAAAAAAGTTTGCTCACAAACAGAAGAGATGGACTTTTACTATCAAACACTCCAACCTGGAGAACAGCATGCAGTGATGTCTGTTGCTGAGCATAGTCCTTCACTTCATACTTTGAATCTATTGCAATTGAAAATACATCCTGAAAATTATTCTTCTCTGCAACATGTTCTTGGTTCTGGGCGGAATGTTCATGTGAATTACTTCAATCTTATCAATTGTGATTCTGATGCTGAGAAACTTCGAATCCTGAATGAAGCCGTGATGAAGGGAAACCTTAAGATTAGGTGGTACCTCACAATAAGAGAAAGTCCAGCACTTGAACCTTCTGGTTATTCTTATCTAATTGGATTGGTTTGTCATGGTGGTGCAAAAATACTTGAACTGAGTAGCTGTGGCCTGAATGCAGAGAAAATAAGTAAGATGAATCAAGCAGTCATTGAATATGGTGTCAAGTTGgatttattggatattggtaATAATCCTAACATGGATGCAGAAGCATTTCAACAATTGCCTCAATTATTAGGGAATGCAAAGACTGAAGATCTCACACTGAGTGACTGTGGCCTGAATGCAAATAAAATAAGTAAGATGAATCAAGCAGTCATTAAATATGGTGTGAAGTTGAATATATTGGATATTGTAAAGAATCCTAACATGGATGCAGACGCATTTCAACAACTGGCAAAGTTGCTGAAAAATACTGAGGCAAAGTATCTGTGGGCACAACATTGCACCCCAACAATTGAGCAGTTATCAGCTCTTTGTTCTAGTTTAGAAAATGAAGATGTCGAGTTGCCTAACTTAGACCTGGGAAGATCAACTACAGAATCCCTGACTGATGATGAACTGATAATTGTTTCTAGATTGGTTCAGAGGGTGGGAGAGCTCGACTTCTTATGTCAAGAGTTGTCCAAGTCAAAGATGGAATTTCTGTTGAAGAAAACTGTGAGACTTTGTCCAAGTGCAGAGATAAATAGTAATTCATGGGGTTTCCGTATAATTAATCCAATCATGGTTCAGGCTCGAATGGACTTACACATGTGTTTCCAAGCATGA